A window of Gemmatimonadota bacterium contains these coding sequences:
- a CDS encoding type II secretion system protein, producing the protein MPAHRLRVRRGMTIIEVMFAIVILAGVMLAMSRFGQAFTRAARDSANLAVASDLAAARLEAIRGHTTYTTLVSTYNGTTETPATSGANPPMSGYTGYTRTTAAVRTQNDTTDFVTVTVTVSAAVLSRPLKKTAVIAAFR; encoded by the coding sequence ATGCCCGCCCACCGCCTCCGCGTCCGCCGCGGCATGACGATCATCGAGGTGATGTTCGCCATCGTCATCCTCGCCGGCGTCATGCTCGCCATGTCGCGATTCGGCCAGGCGTTCACGCGGGCGGCGCGCGACTCGGCGAACCTCGCCGTCGCCAGCGACCTCGCGGCGGCGCGCCTCGAGGCGATCCGCGGGCACACGACGTACACGACGCTCGTTTCGACCTACAACGGCACCACCGAAACGCCCGCGACCTCGGGGGCGAACCCGCCGATGTCGGGCTACACGGGATACACGCGCACGACCGCCGCCGTGCGCACGCAGAACGACACGACGGATTTCGTGACCGTGACCGTGACCGTGAGCGCGGCCGTGCTGAGTCGCCCCCTGAAGAAGACGGCCGTGATCGCCGCGTTCCGATGA
- a CDS encoding prepilin-type N-terminal cleavage/methylation domain-containing protein: MPRPRAARGFTLVEILFVLALIGIVAGFAVTRVSFWGFRMDANIRLMQNAIIGAQQTAITKNVAVQVMFDANNHRLRILQDYNNNGVMDATDTVRYRPLADGAEFQAPPSTIDGVAAAYITGSGVVETGNPLQRAIRIGPNGALSGDAVVYIGSPRHRDEDFRAMTIIGATARTGFWSNGAGGWRQRDN, encoded by the coding sequence ATGCCCCGCCCCCGCGCCGCTCGCGGCTTCACCCTCGTCGAGATCCTGTTCGTGCTCGCGCTCATCGGCATCGTCGCCGGGTTCGCGGTCACGCGGGTGAGCTTCTGGGGGTTCCGGATGGACGCGAACATCCGCCTCATGCAGAACGCGATCATCGGGGCGCAGCAGACCGCCATCACGAAGAACGTCGCGGTGCAGGTGATGTTCGACGCGAACAACCACCGCCTGCGGATCCTCCAGGACTACAACAACAACGGCGTGATGGACGCGACCGACACGGTGCGGTATCGGCCGCTCGCGGACGGCGCGGAGTTCCAGGCGCCGCCGAGCACGATCGACGGAGTCGCGGCGGCATACATCACCGGATCCGGCGTGGTGGAGACGGGGAATCCGCTCCAGCGGGCGATCCGGATCGGGCCGAACGGCGCGCTGAGCGGCGACGCCGTCGTCTACATCGGGTCTCCGCGCCACCGTGACGAGGACTTCCGCGCGATGACGATCATCGGCGCGACCGCCCGCACGGGTTTCTGGTCGAACGGCGCGGGCGGCTGGCGGCAGCGCGACAACTGA
- a CDS encoding dephospho-CoA kinase, which produces MRIVGLTGNIAAGKSAVAARLAAHGVPVVDADRLAREAVAPGSPALAAIVARWGPSVRLPDGTLDRGALRRIVFADPTERRALDAIVHPEVARLRDAALAAHRAHGERLVVCDIPLLFEAGLEDTVDHIVLVDAPAVLRRERLLRDRGLAPEDADAMIAAQRPSAEKRGRSQDIIDNTGTRAELDAAVDALHERLLALAAGPPSA; this is translated from the coding sequence ATGCGCATCGTCGGACTCACCGGGAACATCGCGGCAGGGAAGAGCGCGGTCGCCGCACGACTCGCGGCGCACGGCGTGCCGGTCGTCGACGCCGATCGGCTGGCCCGCGAGGCGGTCGCCCCCGGCTCCCCCGCCCTCGCGGCGATCGTCGCGCGCTGGGGTCCGTCGGTCCGCCTTCCCGACGGCACCCTCGATCGCGGGGCGTTGCGGCGCATCGTCTTCGCCGATCCGACCGAACGACGGGCCCTCGACGCGATCGTCCACCCCGAGGTCGCGCGCCTCCGGGACGCGGCGCTCGCGGCGCACCGCGCCCACGGCGAGCGCCTCGTCGTGTGCGACATCCCGTTGCTGTTCGAGGCCGGGCTCGAGGACACCGTGGACCACATCGTGCTCGTCGATGCGCCAGCCGTCTTGCGTCGCGAACGCCTGCTCCGCGACCGCGGTCTCGCGCCCGAGGACGCCGACGCGATGATCGCCGCACAGCGGCCGAGCGCGGAGAAGCGCGGCCGGTCGCAGGACATCATCGACAACACCGGCACCCGGGCCGAGCTCGACGCGGCGGTCGACGCGCTCCATGAGCGGTTGCTCGCCCTCGCCGCCGGTCCGCCATCAGCTTGA
- the gcvH gene encoding glycine cleavage system protein GcvH codes for MSSIPQDLLYTADHEYVKKTADATVVLVGITDYAQGELGDIVFLDLPAAGKKFGHHEVFGTVEAVKAVSELYSPLAGEVLEVNPKLEGEPALVNTDPYGDGWMIKVKIDPSALNGLMDAAAYTKHLG; via the coding sequence GTGTCGTCCATCCCGCAGGACCTCCTCTACACCGCCGACCACGAGTACGTGAAGAAGACCGCCGACGCGACCGTGGTCCTCGTCGGGATCACCGACTACGCGCAGGGCGAACTCGGCGACATCGTCTTCCTCGACCTCCCCGCCGCCGGCAAGAAGTTCGGCCACCATGAGGTCTTCGGTACGGTCGAGGCGGTGAAGGCGGTCTCCGAGCTCTACTCGCCGCTCGCCGGCGAGGTACTCGAGGTGAATCCCAAGCTCGAGGGAGAGCCGGCGCTCGTGAACACCGACCCGTATGGGGACGGCTGGATGATCAAGGTCAAGATCGATCCGTCGGCGCTGAACGGCCTCATGGATGCGGCGGCGTACACCAAGCATCTCGGCTGA
- the gcvP gene encoding aminomethyl-transferring glycine dehydrogenase, whose product MSLNGPSAPCEEPPVSTSAHPQPDTFIRRHLGPSPSDVAEMLQALGYASLDAFIDATIPENIRLRRPLALPGAKSEQEALAAFRAEMSANDIRRAFIGMGYYDTHTPAVIQRNILENPGWYTAYTPYQAEIAQGRLEALLNYQTMVSDLTGLPIANASLLDEGTAAAEALTMVHGIVGKDGRDVFLLASDLHPQTIEVVQARAEARGVAVRVVAPADMKPDATTAGVLLQYPNTFGAVEDHRALCERVHAAGGMVIVATDLLALTLLTPPGEWGADVAVGNSQRFGVPYGYGGPHAAFFATKDEYKRQLAGRIIGVSRDSSGRPALRMALQTREQHIRREKATSNVCTAQVLLAVMAGMYAVWHGPEGLKRIAARVHHRSETFAAGLRKLGLTPAPAVSFDTVTVDVGAQRDTILGALDAAGINVRVIDGRTLGVSTGENTTVQDVSDLLDAFNGGRAHGLDLAALGQAVDARYDERFARTSTFCTHPVFSKYHSETEMLRYMRKLESRDLSLTHSMIALGSCTMKLNASAEMFPVTWREVGGIHPFAPRAQAKGFTSMFERLEKALAEVTGFSAVSLQPNAGSQGEYAGLLVIRAFHRARGQGHRTVCLIPQSAHGTNPASAVMAGMSVVVVKTDASGNIDVGDLRAKAEQHSANLAALMVTYPSTHGVFEESIKDICAIIHEHGGQVYLDGANMNAMVGLCRPGDIGADVCHLNLHKTFCIPHGGGGPGMGPIGVVAHLAPFLPSHSVVRTGGEQGIGAVSAAPWGSASILPISMMYIDLMGSEGLTESTKIAILNANYVAHQLRGHYEVLYKGKNGRVAHECIIDTRPLKVSSGVEVEDIAKRLMDYGFHAPTVSFPVAGTLMIEPTESESKAELDRFCDALIAIHGEIKDIESGVLGKEDNPLHHAPHTLEVTLSDGWSRGYSRERAAFPLAWVRERKFWPAVGRVESAFGDRNLVCSCPPIEEYASA is encoded by the coding sequence ATGTCACTGAACGGGCCGTCGGCCCCCTGCGAGGAACCCCCCGTGTCCACGTCCGCCCATCCCCAGCCCGACACCTTCATCCGCCGCCACCTTGGCCCGTCGCCGAGCGACGTCGCGGAGATGCTGCAGGCGCTGGGCTATGCCTCGCTCGATGCGTTCATCGACGCGACGATCCCCGAGAACATCCGGCTCCGCCGGCCGCTCGCGCTGCCCGGCGCGAAGTCCGAACAGGAGGCGCTCGCCGCGTTCCGCGCCGAGATGTCGGCGAACGACATCCGTCGCGCCTTCATCGGCATGGGCTACTACGACACGCACACGCCGGCGGTGATCCAGCGCAACATCCTCGAGAATCCGGGCTGGTACACGGCGTACACGCCCTACCAGGCGGAGATCGCGCAGGGCCGGCTCGAGGCGCTGCTCAACTACCAGACGATGGTGAGCGACCTGACCGGCCTGCCGATCGCGAACGCCTCGCTCCTCGACGAGGGGACCGCGGCGGCCGAGGCGCTGACGATGGTGCATGGGATCGTCGGGAAGGACGGGCGCGACGTCTTCCTGCTCGCGAGCGACCTGCATCCGCAGACGATCGAGGTGGTGCAGGCCCGCGCCGAGGCGCGCGGGGTCGCGGTGCGGGTGGTGGCGCCGGCGGACATGAAGCCCGATGCGACGACGGCCGGCGTGCTGCTCCAGTACCCGAACACCTTCGGGGCGGTCGAGGATCATCGCGCCCTCTGCGAGCGGGTGCACGCGGCCGGCGGCATGGTGATCGTGGCGACGGACCTCCTCGCCCTCACGCTGCTCACACCGCCGGGGGAGTGGGGGGCTGACGTCGCGGTGGGCAACTCGCAGCGCTTCGGCGTGCCGTACGGCTACGGCGGCCCGCACGCGGCCTTCTTCGCGACCAAGGACGAGTACAAGCGCCAGCTCGCCGGCCGCATCATCGGCGTGTCGCGCGATTCGAGCGGCCGGCCGGCCCTGCGCATGGCGCTGCAGACCCGCGAGCAGCACATCCGCCGCGAGAAGGCGACGTCGAACGTCTGCACCGCGCAGGTGTTGCTCGCGGTCATGGCCGGCATGTACGCGGTCTGGCATGGGCCGGAGGGGCTCAAGCGCATCGCCGCGCGCGTGCACCATCGCAGCGAGACCTTCGCGGCGGGGCTGCGCAAGCTCGGGCTGACGCCGGCGCCGGCGGTGAGCTTCGACACCGTCACGGTGGATGTCGGCGCGCAGCGTGACACGATCCTCGGCGCGCTCGACGCGGCGGGGATCAACGTCCGGGTGATCGACGGCCGCACGCTCGGCGTGTCGACGGGCGAGAACACGACGGTGCAGGATGTGAGCGACCTGCTCGACGCGTTCAACGGCGGCCGCGCACACGGGCTCGACCTCGCGGCGCTGGGCCAGGCCGTGGACGCGCGCTACGACGAGCGCTTCGCCCGGACCTCGACCTTCTGCACGCACCCGGTCTTCTCGAAGTACCACAGCGAGACCGAGATGCTCCGCTACATGCGCAAGCTCGAGTCGCGCGACCTCTCGCTCACGCACTCGATGATCGCGCTGGGCAGCTGCACGATGAAGCTCAACGCGTCCGCCGAGATGTTCCCGGTGACCTGGCGTGAGGTCGGCGGCATCCATCCGTTCGCGCCGCGGGCGCAGGCCAAGGGCTTCACCTCGATGTTCGAGCGGCTTGAGAAGGCGCTCGCCGAGGTGACCGGCTTCTCCGCCGTCTCGCTGCAGCCCAACGCCGGTTCGCAGGGCGAGTACGCGGGCCTGCTCGTGATCCGCGCCTTCCATCGGGCGCGCGGGCAGGGCCATCGCACGGTGTGCCTCATTCCCCAGTCGGCGCACGGCACCAATCCCGCCTCGGCGGTGATGGCCGGGATGAGCGTCGTCGTGGTGAAGACCGACGCGAGCGGCAACATCGACGTGGGCGACCTGCGCGCGAAGGCCGAGCAGCACTCGGCCAACCTCGCCGCGCTGATGGTGACGTACCCGAGCACGCACGGCGTGTTCGAGGAGAGCATCAAGGACATCTGCGCGATCATCCATGAGCATGGCGGCCAGGTGTACCTGGACGGCGCCAACATGAATGCGATGGTCGGTCTCTGCCGGCCCGGCGACATCGGCGCGGACGTCTGCCATCTCAACCTGCACAAGACGTTCTGCATCCCGCATGGCGGCGGCGGCCCGGGCATGGGCCCGATCGGCGTGGTGGCGCACCTCGCGCCGTTCCTGCCGAGCCACTCCGTGGTGCGGACCGGTGGCGAGCAGGGCATCGGCGCGGTCTCGGCGGCGCCCTGGGGCTCGGCGAGCATCCTCCCGATCTCGATGATGTACATCGACCTGATGGGGAGCGAGGGGCTCACCGAGAGCACGAAGATCGCGATCCTCAACGCGAACTACGTCGCGCACCAGCTCCGCGGGCACTACGAGGTGCTCTACAAGGGGAAGAACGGGCGCGTCGCGCACGAGTGCATCATCGACACGCGGCCGTTGAAGGTGTCGTCGGGTGTCGAGGTGGAGGACATCGCCAAGCGCCTGATGGACTACGGCTTCCATGCGCCGACGGTCAGCTTCCCCGTGGCGGGGACGCTCATGATCGAGCCGACGGAATCGGAGTCGAAGGCGGAGCTCGACCGGTTCTGCGACGCGCTCATCGCGATCCACGGCGAGATCAAGGACATCGAGTCCGGGGTGCTCGGGAAGGAGGACAACCCGCTGCACCATGCGCCGCACACGCTCGAGGTGACGCTGAGCGATGGCTGGTCGCGCGGCTATTCGCGCGAGCGGGCGGCGTTCCCGTTGGCCTGGGTGCGCGAGCGGAAGTTCTGGCCGGCGGTCGGGCGCGTCGAGTCGGCGTTCGGCGACCGCAACCTGGTCTGCTCGTGCCCGCCGATCGAGGAGTACGCGTCGGCCTGA